One region of Brachyhypopomus gauderio isolate BG-103 chromosome 9, BGAUD_0.2, whole genome shotgun sequence genomic DNA includes:
- the ino80 gene encoding chromatin-remodeling ATPase INO80 — MASEQDGLGDSACSQLAKPLHLQHLERSLRLDAFLRHATAIFNQNISSDDSDDGLGEGPSLAPSNPHAPLLVGKEELDSEEGGRGAGLGGAGAECGTLNGALLQEHKADKGSLYNFSKLRKSRKWLKGILLSDDTTDSDTDSDNSDFSLSREELHDMLRLHKFTRVHQSKFQADRELQQYQYYSAGLLSTQDPFYEQQRHLLGPKKKKIKEEKKFKAKLKKMKKRKKRGEDYSVEGRPYATKIFAKFSHDAPLPMTKKKHLTVEQLNARRRKVWLTIAKKENPKAFKQKASAKNFVLTNAKKLAHQCMREVRRAAIQAQKNCKETLPRARRLTKEMLLYWKKYEKVEKEHRKRAEKEALEQRKLDEEMREAKRQQRKLNFLITQTELYAHFMGGKQNLAGGAGAQEEILRQLDEGAAQRQTEGGGASTLGAGQDDYDSEYYKCQALRNAKDAYLIHQARTRQFDEEAKDSRCASLHAATVSTSGFGESYSLSNPSISAGDDIPQPTIFNGKLKGYQLKGMNWLANLYEQGINGILADEMGLGKTVQSIALLAHLAERDNIWGPFLIISPASTLNNWHQEFARFVPKFKVLPYWGNPHDRKVIRKFWSQKTLYTQNAPFHVVITSYQLVVQDVKYFQRVKWQYMVLDEAQALKSSSSVRWKILLQFQCRNRLLLTGTPIQNTMAELWALLHFIMPTLFDSHEEFNEWFSKDIESHAENKSAIDENQLSRLHMILKPFMLRRIKKDVENELSDKIEILTYCQLTSRQRLLYQALKNKISIEDLLQSSMGTAQQAHTTTSSLMNLVMQFRKVCNHPDLFERQETRSPFHMSLKPFVMSKLLFRRGLLHSCTQERTRLLQVLLSPFSPQHIQQSLFHRKSDDEGSCFSFLRFIDVSPAEMAGVSQRGTLTRWLALYLSFKSAYRLQHRRLWAEEGEPPSPPRSYCLSNRDLILWVDRPTSFPSKHTSAILQDLVFTARRPWLFSHADVLVHSRRSTTSSTLRPCQPVQPPKFLLTVAPRVTAVPVECYCADRSAEYEWRRLRDGGSLPARQCFLYGSPELALAWADRSLSFCPQSPGGLMALQPRHGWSFIRIPDKESLITDSGKLHTLDLLLTRLKSQGHRVLIYSQMTRMIDLLEEYMVYRKHTYMRLDGSSKISERRDMVADFQSRTDIFVFLLSTRAGGLGINLTAADTVIFYDSDWNPTVDQQAMDRAHRLGQTKQVTVYRLICKGSIEERILQRAKEKSEIQRMVISGGNFKPDTLKPKEVVSLLLDDEELEKKLRMRQEEKRQQEESSKVKERKRKREKYAEKRKKEDDVEGRRRKEGGNLVLPYAPSADNSNLSADGEDSFISVDMDSAMPSPFSEISLSSELQAGSLPADESSSDMLVIVDEPASSAPQSRATNSPASVTGSVSDNMNGVSSQDTSSPGRGRSGRSRGRPKGSGGAGKCSGRKGRGRKSTAGSAAAMAGAMAGAAAASAAAYAAYGYSVSKGIPASGQLQPALARSSPASTFIPVGTSSSQAKGGAVGPSGQMMAHGSSHIHHTPSKRGKGPSSHGVR; from the exons ATGGCCTCGGAGCAGGATGGCCTGGGAGACTCCGCCTGCTCACAGCTGGCCAAGCCGCTCCACCTGCAACACCTCGAGCGCTCCCTCCGACTGGACGCCTTCCTCCGCCACGCCACCGCCATATTCAATCAAAACATATCCAG tgatgACAGCGATGACGGTCTGGGTGAGGGGCCTTCTCTGGCCCCCTCCAACCCTCATGCCCCCCTGCTGGTgggtaaggaggagctggactcTGAGGAGGGGGGCAGGGGCGCTGGTTTAGGAGGGGCAGGAGCGGAGTGCGGGACTCTCAACGGAGCTCTGCTGCAGG AGCACAAAGCTGACAAAGGCAGCCTGTACAACTTCTCCAAGCTGAGGAAGAGCCGTAAATGGCTGAAG GGCATCTTGCTGAGCGACGACACCACGGACTCGGACACGGACTCGGACAATTCTGATTTTTCCCTGTCCCGTGAGGAGCTACACGACATGCTACGGCTGCACAAGTTCACCAGGGTGCACCAGAGCAAGTTTCAGGCTGACcgtgag CTGCAACAGTATCAGTACTACAGCGCAGGACTCCTGTCCACCCAAGACCCATTCTATGAGCAACAGCGCCATCTATTGGGGCCcaagaaaaaaaagattaagGAAGAAAAGAAGTTTAAAG CCAAGTTAAAAaagatgaagaagaggaagaagcgTGGTGAGGATTACTCCGTGGAGGGCCGGCCGTACGCCACCAAAATATTTGCCAAGTTCTCCCACGATGCACCTCTGCCCATGACGAAGAAGAAGCACTTAACGGTCGAGCAGTTGAACGCTCGTAGGCGAAAAGTCTGGCTCACCATTGCCAAAAAAGAGAACCCCAAG gcaTTTAAACAGAAGGCCTCGGCGAAGAACTTTGTTTTAACCAACGCCAAGAAG CTGGCCCACCAGTGCATGCGGGAGGTGAGGCGGGCCGCCATCCAGGCCCAGAAGAACTGTAAGGAGACGCTGCCCCGGGCACGGCGCCTCACCAAAGAGATGTTGCTCTATTGGAAGAAGTATGAGAAGGTGGAGAAGGAACACCGGAAACGTGCGGAGAAGGAGGCGTTGGAGCAGCGCAAACTGGACGAGGAGATGAGAGag GCCAAGAGGCAGCAGAGGAAGCTGAACTTCCTCATCACGCAGACGGAGCTGTACGCCCACTTCATGGGGGGCAAACAGAACCTGGCGGGCGGCGCCGGAGCCCAGGAGGAGATCCTGCGTCAGCTGGACGAGGGCGCGGCCCAGCGGCAGacggaggggggcggggcctccaCGCTCGGCGCGGGCCAGGACGACTACG ACAGCGAATACTACAAATGTCAGGCCTTGAGAAACGCGAAGGACGCCTACCTCATCCACCAGGCTCGG ACGAGGCAGTTCGACGAGGAGGCGAAGGACAGCCGCTGTGCCTCGCTACACGCCGCCACCGTCTCCACCTCGGGATTCGGGGAGAGCTACAGCCTCTCCAACCCCTCCATCAGCGCCGGGGACGACATCCCCCAGCCCACCATCTTCAACGGCAAGCTCAAGGGCTATCAGCTCAAAGGCATGAACTGGCTGGCCAACCTTTATGAGCAG GGCATCAACGGCATCCTCGCGGACGAGATGGGTCTGGGCAAGACGGTGCAGAGCATCGCACTGCTGGCTCACCTGGCGGAG agggacaaCATTTGGGGACCCTTCTTGATCATCTCGCCGGCCTCCACACTCAACAACTGGCACCAGGAGTTCGCCCGCTTCGTGCCAAAATTCAAG GTGCTTCCGTACTGGGGCAACCCCCACGACCGCAAAGTAATCCGAAAGTTCTGGAGTCAG AAAACCCTTTACACCCAGAACGCTCCCTTCCACGTGGTGATCACCAGTTACCAGCTGGTGGTGCAGGACGTGAAATACTTCCAGCGCGTGAAGTGGCAGTACATGGTTCTGGACGAGGCCCAGGCCCTGAAGAGCAGCTCCAG CGTGCGTTGGAAGATCCTGCTGCAGTTCCAGTGCCGAAACAGACTCCTGCTAACGGGAACGCCCATTCAGAACACGATGGCAGAG CTGTGGGCCCTGCTCCACTTCATCATGCCGACTCTGTTCGACTCTCACGAGGAGTTCAACGAGTGGTTCTCCAAAGATATCGAGAGCCACGCTGAGAACAAGTCGGCCATAGACGAGA ACCAGCTGTCCAGACTACACATGATCCTGAAGCCCTTCATGCTTCGTAGGATAAAGAAGGACGTGGAGAACGAGCTCTCCGACAAG ATCGAGATCTTGACGTATTGTCAGCTGACCAGCAGACAGCGGCTCCTCTACCAGGCTCTGAAGAACAAGATCTCCATCGAGGACCTGCTGCAGTCGTCCATGGGCACGGCCCAGCAggctcacaccaccaccagcagcctcATGAACCTCGTCATGCAGTTCCGAAAG gtgtgtaaccACCCAGACCTGTTTGAGCGACAGGAGACGCGTTCACCCTTCCACATGTCTCTGAAGCCCTTCGTCATGTCCAAACTTCTCTTCCGCCGTGGCCTCCTGCACTCCTGCACCCAGGAACGCACCAG gctgcTACAGGTTCTGTTGTCCCCTTTCTCTCCTCAGCACATCCAACAGTCATTATTCCACAGAAAAA GTGACGATGAGGGGAGCTGTTTCTCCTTCCTGCGCTTCATCGACGTGTCTCCAGCGGAGATGGCCGGCGTCTCGCAACGCGGCACTCTGACCag ATGGCTAGCACTTTACCTCTCCTTCAAGTCCGCCTACCGGCTCCAGCACCGCCGGCTGTGGGCCGAGGAGGGTGAGCCGCCGTCGCCCCCCAGGTCCTACTGCCTCTCCAACCGAGACCTCATCCTGTGGGTGGACAGGCCCACATCTTTCCCCAGCAAGCACACCAGCGCCATCCTGCAG GACCTGGTCTTCACCGCCCGGAGGCCGTGGCTCTTCTCCCACGCAGACGTGCTGGTCCACAGCCGccgctccaccacctcctccaccctccgaCCCTGCCAGCCGGTCCAACCGCCCAAGTTCCTCCTCACGGTCGCACCCAGG GTGACGGCGGTCCCTGTGGAGTGTTACTGTGCGGACCGCAGCGCCGAGTACGAATGGCGGCGTCTCCGGGACGGCGGGAGTCTCCCCGCCAGACAGTGCTTCCTGTACGGCTCTCCGGAgctggcgctggcctgggcCGACCGGTCCCTCTCCTTCTGTCCCCAGAGCCCCGGGGGTCTGATGGCTCTCCAGCCTAGACACGGCTGGTCCTTCATCAGGATCCCAG ACAAAGAGAGCCTGATCACGGACAGCGGCAAGCTGCACACCCTGGACCTGCTGCTGACCCGCCTCAAGTCCCAGGGCCACCGCGTCCTCATCTACTCGCAGATGACCCGCATGATCGACCTGCTGGAG GAGTACATGGTGTACCGCAAACACACCTACATGCGGCTGGATGGCTCGTCCAAGATTTCTGAACGCCGGGACATGGTAGCGGACTTTCAGAGCCG GACGGATATTTTTGTCTTCCTTCTCAGCACAAGAGCGGGAGGCCTTGGGATTAATCTGACCGCTGCAGACACG GTCATTTTCTACGACAGCGACTGGAACCCCACCGTGGACCAGCAGGCTATGGACAGGGCCCACCGGCTGGGCCAGACCAAGCAGGTGACTGTCTACCGCCTCATATGCAAGGGGAGCATCGAGGAGCGAATCCTGCAGAGAGCCAAGGAGAAGAGTGAG ATTCAGAGAATGGTGATCTCAGGTGGCAACTTCAAACCCGACACCCTTAAGCCCAAGGAGGTGGTCAGTCTGCTCCTGGATGACGAGGAACTGGAGAAAAAAC TGCGCATGAGGCAGGAGGAGAAACGGCAGCAGGAGGAGAGCAGCAAGGTGAAGGAGCGCAAGAGGAAACGGGAGAAGTACGCCGAGAAG AGGAAGAAGGAGGATGacgtggaggggaggaggaggaaagagggagggaaccTGGTGCTCCCCTACGCCCCCTCCGCCGACAACTCCAACCTGTCGGCCGACGGCGAGGACTCCTTCATCAGCGTGGACATGGACTCGGCCATGCCCAGCCCCTTCAGCGAG ATCTCCCTGAGCAGCGAGCTGCAGGCGGGCTCCCTCCCCGCCGACGAGAGCAGCAGCGACATGCTGGTGATCGTAGACGAGCCGGCGTCCTCCGCCCCGCAGTCCCGAGCCACCAACTCGCCCGCCTCCGTCACAGGCTCCGTGTCGGACAACATGAACG GTGTCTCTTCTCAAGACACATCCAGCCCAGGCAGAGGAAGATCCGGACGGAGCCGTGGGCGGCCCAAAGGCTCTGGAGGGGCGGGGAAGTGCTCGGGCCGGAAAGGCAGAGGGAGGAAGTCTACAGCAGGTAGCGCAGCTGCCATGGCTGGGGCGATGGCTGGGGCAGCGGCCGCATCAGCCGCCGCGTACGCTGCTTATGGCTACAGTGTGTCTAAAG GTATTCCCGCTTCTGGCCAATTGCAGCCTGCTCTAGCCCGCTCCTCACCCGCTTCCACCTTCATCCCTGTGGGCACC